The Strigops habroptila isolate Jane chromosome 8, bStrHab1.2.pri, whole genome shotgun sequence genome includes a window with the following:
- the TCTEX1D4 gene encoding tctex1 domain-containing protein 4: MAEQPSLEVAVPAQAMAADNAEAHPPRAICRGSQPHARGTEEGKPPLPSRRSSILSILPAALASRRSSLGAAPGGRRPSIGPWMLHSRVSFSGLPLFQPILKTRLENTYRIGPDEGCKFNAGRVQRVLEGALSGALDTMVYSPQGSALLAQNLVEMVQSRAKEVVPPRYKLVCHVLLGQQGQQSLLVASRALWDPESDSFASATFSNASLFAVATVHGVYFE, translated from the coding sequence ATGGCTGAGCAACCCTCCTTAGAGGTGGCCGTGCCAGCCCAGGCAATGGCTGCAGACAACGCTGAAGCCCATCCACCCCGGGCCATCTGCCGTGGCTCCCAGCCCCATGCACGGGGCACAGAGGAAGGCAAGCCACCGCTGCCCTCCCGCCGCAGCTCCATCCTCAGCatcctgccagcagccctggccAGCCGCCGCAGCTCGCTGGGGGCAGCCCCAGGGGGCAGGCGCCCCTCCATTGGCCCCTGGATGCTCCACAGCCGTGTGAGCTTCTCTGGGCTCCCCCTCTTCCAGCCCATCCTCAAGACCCGCCTGGAGAACACTTACAGGATAGGGCCGGATGAAGGCTGCAAGTTCAATGCAGGGCGGGTGCAGCGGGTGCTGGAGGGAGCCCTGTCTGGTGCCCTGGACACCATGGTCTACAGCCCCCAGGGCAGTGCGCTGCTAGCCCAGAACCTGGTTGAGatggtgcagagcagagcaaaggagGTGGTGCCACCCCGCTACAAGCTGGTCTGCCatgtgctgctggggcagcagggccagcagaGCCTGCTGGTGGCCAGCCGGGCACTATGGGACCCAGAGAGCGACAGCTTTGCCTCCGCCACCTTCTCCAATGCCTCTCTCTTCGCTGTGGCCACAGTGCATGGGGTCTACTTTGAGTAG
- the BTBD19 gene encoding BTB/POZ domain-containing protein 19, producing MAGPCSARLLQGEAAAFTAALRTLVNNPQFSDVTFVVGREQQKVFAHRCVLACRCQAFQGLLSQGPAGSEDSLSSIPPQGPFILGNVQPEVFLAVIEFLYTNSVTLNSHIALEVLTSSVEYGLQDLCKLCIKFIKDTLSVEQVCEALQAAVTYGQTDLQQHCLAFIEGCTAAVVRTQGFHELSDVVLARVLRSDRLAVDELDLVQAVREWAHVSSAVLERPVSEVAALPVQELRLPLLAPSELATLESQNQRDLLIPAESIAAAWRSHALKKGSGVPSHLCRPRRGTRLRDHHRHLDPHTK from the exons ATGGCCGGACCCTGCTCCGCGCGGTTGCTGCAGGGCGAAGCGGCCGCCTTCACCGCTGCCCTCCGCACCCTGGTCAACAACCCCCAGTTCAG TGACGTGACATTCGTGGTGGGCCGGGAGCAGCAGAAGGTGTTTGCGCACCGCTGCGTGCTGGCGTGCCGCTGCCAGGCTTTCCAGGGGTTGCTCAGCCAGGGGCCAGCGGGCAGCGAGGACTCCCTCAGCAGCATCCCACCCCAGGGACCCTTCATCCTGGGCAACGTGCAGCCTGAGGTCTTCCTGGCTGTCATCGAGTTCCTCTACACCAACAGCGTCACCCTCAACAGCCACATT GCGCTGGAGGTGCTGACCTCATCGGTGGAGTATGGTCTTCAGGACCTGTGCAAG CTCTGCATTAAGTTCATCAAGGACACGCTGAGTGTGGAGCAGGTCTGCGAGGCTCTGCAG gctgcagtgacCTATGGGCAGACAgacctccagcagcactgcctggccTTCATCGAGGGCTGCACTGCG gcGGTGGTGCGGACACAGGGCTTCCACGAGCTCTCTGATGTGGTGCTGGCGCGGGTGCTGCGCAGTGACCGCCTGGCCGTGGACGAGCTGGACCTGGTGCAGGCTGTGCGGGAGTGGGCACACGTCAGCTCG GCTGTCCTGGAGCGCCCCGTGTCCGAGGTGGCCGCCCTGCCCGTGCAGGAGCTGCGCCTGCCCTTGCTGGCACCCAGTGAGCTGGCAACGCTGGAGAGCCAAAACCAGCGGGATCTGCTCATCCCG GCAGAGAGCATCGCGGCAGCCTGGCGGTCCCATGCCCTGAAGAAGGGTAGTGGGGTGCCCTCGCACCTCTGCCGGCCCCGGCGTGGCACACGGCTCCGTGACCACCACCGTCACCTGGACCCACACACCAAGTAG
- the PLK3 gene encoding serine/threonine-protein kinase PLK3, translated as MEPAGLFPPFPAACPPAPPPRAAETTRIITDPVSGRSYCKGRLLGKGGFARCYEMTDLSSNKTYAVKVIPHSRVAKPHQREKITNEIELHRDLHHKNIVKFSHYFEDSESIYIFLEHCSRKSLAHIWKARHTLLEPEVRYYLKQIISGLKYLHLKGILHRDLKLGNFFINENMELKVGDFGLAACQDTSDQKKKTICGTPNYLAPEVLLRQGHGPESDVWSLGCVMYTLLCGNPPFETSDLKETYRCIKQVEYTLPVFLSLPAKHLIAGILRRNPQDRLTLEEILDHEFFKGYTPEKLPPSSCVMAPELSPPNPAKSLFAKVTKTLFGKKKPKAKKGSLEDKDDISKLVTGLMKTSICRQMSYKTVEGNEATPVSCRSASSSPVETVVEETSHKSASPSIRGTMASSCEAFEDCITASAIIESAVRLLRTCLSSMPPAGKNPASLARHEHFVWVSKWVDYSNKYGFGYQLSNRSIGVLFNNGTHMTLSPNHRTVHYNPTNSKHLVFSVAAIPEQLQGQMSVLRYFASYMEQHLMKGGDLPSIDDLGQPALLLLQWVKTDQALLMLFSNGTLQVNFYNDHTKVIISKPDHSCLVTYINRERNSYTYKLCSIQELGCSPELHHRLRYILKLLQERAEA; from the exons ATGGAGCCCGCCGGCCTCTTCCCCCCGTTCCCCGCCGCCTGCCCCCCGGcacccccgccccgcgccgccgaGACCACCCGCATCATCACCGACCCCGTCTCCGGCCGCTCCTACTGCAAGGGCCGCCTGCTGGGAAAG GGTGGCTTTGCACGATGCTATGAAATGACAGATCTCTCTAGCAACAAAACCTATGCCGTGAAGGTCATTCCTCACAGCCGGGTGGCTAAACCCCACCAGCGGGAGaag ATCACCAACGAGATCGAGCTGCACCGGGACTTGCACCACAAAAACATTGTCAAGTTCTCCCACTACTTTGAGGACTCAGAGAGCATCTACATCTTCCTGGAGCACTGCAGTAGGAAG TCTCTGGCCCACATCTGGAAGGCCCGCCATACCCTGCTGGAGCCCGAAGTGCGCTATTACCTCAAACAGATCATCTCAGGCTTGAAATACCTTCACCTCAAGGGCATTCTGCACAGAGACCTCAAGCTTG GTAACTTCTTCATCAATGAAAACATGGAGCTGAAAGTGGGGGACTTTGGGCTAGCTGCTTGCCAGGATACCTCTGaccagaagaaaaa GACAATATGCGGGACCCCCAATTACCTGGCCCCAGAAGTGCTGCTGAGGCAGGGCCACGGGCCAGAGTCGGACGTGTGGTCTCTGGGCTGTGTCAT GTACACCCTGCTGTGTGGGAACCCTCCCTTTGAGACCTCTGATCTCAAGGAGACATACAGGTGTATCAAGCAAGTGGAGTACACCCTCCCtgtcttcctctccctgcccgCCAAGCACCTCATTGCCGGCATCCTCAGACGCAACCCTCAGGATCGCCTCACCCTTGAGGAGATCTTGGACCATGAGTTCTTCAAG GGCTACACGCCTGAGAAACTCCCTCCCAGCAGCTGTGTGATGGCTCCAGAGCTGAGTCCCCCCAACCCAGCAAAGAGTCTATTTGCTAAAGTCACCAAGACACTCTTTGGGAAGAAGAAACCCAAGG cCAAGAAGGGCTCTTTGGAGGACAAGGATGACATCTCCAAGCTGGTCACTGGGCTGATGAAGACCTCAATCTGCCGGCAGATGAGCTATAAAACTGTGGAAGGGAATGAG GCCACTCCTGTATCATGCCGCAGTGCCAGCTCTAGCCCCGTGGAGACAGTGGTGGAGGAGACGTCTCACAAGTCTGCATCCCCCTCCATCCGGGGGACGATGGCCAGCAGTTGTGAGG CCTTTGAAGACTGCATCACTGCCTCTGCCATCATCGAGTCGGCTGTCCGGCTCCTGCGGACCTGCCTCTCCTCCATGCCTCCAG CGGGGAAAAATCCAGCTTCCCTGGCCCGCCACGAGCACTTTGTCTGGGTGAGCAAGTGGGTGGATTACTCCAACAAGTATGGCTTTGGCTACCAGCTCTCCAACCGTAGCATTGGGGTCCTCTTCAACAACGGCACGCACATGACGCTTTCCCCCAACCACAG GACTGTGCATTACAACCCAACCAACAGCAAACACCTTGTGTTCTCTGTGGCCGCCATCcctgagcagctgcagggacagaTGAGTGTCTTGCGCTATTTTGCGTCCTACATGGAGCAGCATCTCATGAAG GGAGGTGACTTGCCCAGCATAGATGACCTCGGGCAGCCggccctgctcctcctgcagtgGGTGAAGACTGACCAAGCCTTGCTCATGCTCTTCAGCAATGGCACCCTCCAG GTGAACTTCTACAATGACCACACCAAGGTGATCATTAGCAAGCCTGACCACTCCTGCCTTGTCACCTACATCAACCGGGAGCGAAACTCCTACACCTATAAGCTGTGCAGCATccaggagctgggctgctctCCTGAGCTCCACCATCGCCTCAGATACATCCTCAAGCTCCTCCAAGAACGGGCTGAGGCCTAG